One Candidatus Planktophila sp. genomic region harbors:
- the sucC gene encoding ADP-forming succinate--CoA ligase subunit beta encodes MDLFEYQARDLFEKHGVPVLPAAIATTPDEAEVAARNIGGKVVVKAQVKTGGRGKAGGVKLAEDAADARIKAGAILGMDIKGHIVRTVMIAAAAPIESEYYLAILLDRSNRTFLVMASVSGGMDIEEVAHTAPEKLAKIPVSAVDGISAAKAREIVSAAKFPLDVADQVAEVLLKLWEVFQSEDATLVEVNPLVKTKDGKIIALDGKITLDDNAEFRQSEHAALVDHEATNELEAAAKAKDLNYVKLDGQVGIIGNGAGLVMSTLDVVAYAGKKYGGVLPANFLDIGGGASAQIMADGLSIILGDSDVKSVFVNVFGGITSCDEVATGIVQALELLGPKATKPIVVRLDGNNVLEGRAILAKAGHPLIEQVDTMDGAADRAAELAAL; translated from the coding sequence GTGGATCTCTTTGAATATCAAGCCCGTGACTTATTTGAAAAGCATGGCGTCCCAGTTTTACCTGCAGCTATAGCGACCACGCCTGATGAGGCCGAAGTAGCCGCAAGAAATATCGGTGGAAAAGTTGTCGTGAAGGCACAAGTAAAAACCGGTGGGCGCGGAAAAGCCGGAGGTGTGAAGCTTGCAGAGGATGCCGCCGATGCGCGGATAAAAGCAGGCGCAATTCTCGGAATGGACATTAAGGGTCACATAGTTCGCACCGTCATGATTGCAGCTGCGGCCCCCATTGAATCCGAGTATTACCTAGCAATTCTCCTTGATCGCTCAAACCGAACATTCCTAGTTATGGCCTCAGTCTCTGGTGGAATGGACATCGAAGAGGTGGCTCACACCGCTCCTGAAAAATTAGCCAAGATTCCAGTTTCCGCAGTCGATGGAATTAGTGCTGCAAAGGCGCGAGAGATTGTTAGTGCAGCTAAATTTCCTCTTGATGTAGCAGACCAAGTTGCCGAAGTTTTGTTGAAGCTTTGGGAAGTTTTTCAATCTGAGGATGCAACTTTGGTGGAAGTCAATCCACTCGTGAAGACTAAAGATGGAAAAATAATCGCACTTGATGGGAAAATCACTTTAGATGACAACGCTGAGTTCCGTCAGAGTGAGCATGCGGCTCTGGTCGATCACGAGGCAACAAACGAATTAGAAGCAGCCGCGAAGGCGAAAGATTTAAATTATGTGAAACTAGATGGACAAGTTGGAATTATTGGCAACGGCGCTGGACTGGTAATGAGCACGCTCGACGTTGTTGCATATGCTGGGAAAAAGTATGGCGGAGTTTTACCGGCAAACTTCCTAGATATTGGTGGAGGTGCTTCGGCTCAGATTATGGCCGATGGTCTTTCGATTATTCTCGGTGATAGCGATGTTAAGAGTGTTTTCGTAAATGTCTTTGGTGGCATTACTTCATGTGATGAAGTTGCAACTGGAATTGTTCAGGCGCTTGAACTTCTTGGTCCTAAAGCTACCAAACCCATCGTTGTTCGTTTAGATGGCAACAATGTATTAGAGGGTCGTGCAATTTTGGCCAAAGCGGGGCACCCATTAATCGAACAAGTCGACACAATGGATGGAGCAGCAGACCGTGCTGCAGAGTTGGCGGCGTTATAA